A region of Plantactinospora sp. BC1 DNA encodes the following proteins:
- a CDS encoding ThuA domain-containing protein, protein MRLFRSSTRKTIRPSLAIATTALAVLACTVPAGPASAADAPYDVLVFSKTAGFRHDSIAAGTQAIRELGAANNFTVTATEDAAQFTTANLGQYEVVVFLNTTGDALNASQQSAFESYIRSGRGYVGVHAAADTEYDWPFYGNLVGAYFASHPAIQQANVKAVDRGHAATAHLPQTWTRTDEWYNYRTNARSTARVLATLDESSYSGGGMGADHPHAWCKSYEGGRSFYTGGGHTQASYAEPAFRAHLLGGIRYAAGRSKADCRPESGYSTLYNGSTTGWSQAGPGSFTNADATLTSVGGMGLYWYSAKQFSSYSLKLDWRMAGDDNSGIFIGFPPSSDPWSAVDNGYEIQIDATDAADRTTGAVYTFKSADIAARDAALNPPGEWNSYELLVEGERLRIYLNGVLINDFTNTNPVRSLAGHIGIQNHGTGDDVSFRNIRIKELGGGPGPDPGQNTTVQAEAFTAQSGVQVVGKAGANGGSTIGYLDPGDWAAYNGQNLTGVTSLRARVVSGGAGGTLQVRTGSQTGPVHGTATISNTGGWESYAEVSTALTGLPSGTGNLYLTVAGSGTGLYDVDEFTLVRSTSGGGGSGTGPVVGLAGKCLEIDGGGTADGTQAQINTCVANSARQTWTRTGQTLRALGKCLDISGSGTANGTRIQLWTCNSTGAQNWAAQADGTLRNPGSGKCLDVSNNSSADGQDVHLWDCVAGAANQKWTLP, encoded by the coding sequence CCGCCGGCACCCAGGCGATCCGCGAACTCGGCGCGGCGAACAACTTCACCGTGACCGCCACCGAGGACGCCGCCCAGTTCACCACCGCCAACCTCGGCCAGTACGAGGTGGTGGTCTTCCTGAACACCACCGGCGACGCCCTCAACGCCAGCCAGCAGAGCGCCTTCGAGTCGTACATCCGCAGCGGCAGGGGGTACGTCGGGGTGCACGCCGCCGCCGACACCGAGTACGACTGGCCGTTCTACGGCAACCTGGTCGGGGCGTACTTCGCCTCGCACCCGGCCATCCAGCAGGCCAACGTCAAGGCGGTGGACCGGGGCCACGCGGCAACGGCCCACCTGCCGCAGACCTGGACCCGCACCGACGAGTGGTACAACTACCGCACCAACGCCCGGTCCACCGCCCGGGTGCTGGCGACCCTGGACGAGTCGTCGTACTCCGGTGGCGGGATGGGGGCGGACCACCCGCACGCCTGGTGCAAGTCGTACGAGGGTGGCCGCTCCTTCTACACCGGCGGCGGGCACACCCAGGCGTCGTACGCCGAGCCGGCGTTCCGGGCACACCTGCTCGGCGGCATCCGGTACGCCGCCGGCCGCAGCAAGGCCGACTGCCGGCCCGAGTCCGGCTACAGCACCCTCTACAACGGTTCCACCACCGGCTGGTCCCAGGCCGGGCCGGGCAGCTTCACCAACGCCGACGCCACGCTCACCTCGGTCGGCGGCATGGGCCTCTACTGGTACAGCGCCAAGCAGTTCAGCTCGTACTCCCTGAAGCTGGACTGGCGGATGGCCGGCGACGACAACTCCGGGATCTTCATCGGCTTTCCGCCGTCGTCCGACCCGTGGTCGGCGGTGGACAACGGCTACGAGATCCAGATCGACGCCACCGACGCGGCCGACCGGACCACCGGCGCGGTCTACACCTTCAAGTCCGCCGACATCGCGGCCCGGGACGCCGCGCTCAACCCGCCCGGCGAGTGGAACAGCTACGAGCTGCTGGTCGAGGGGGAGCGGCTGCGCATCTACCTCAACGGTGTGCTGATCAACGACTTCACCAACACCAACCCGGTGCGGTCGCTGGCCGGGCACATCGGCATCCAGAACCACGGCACCGGCGACGACGTCTCGTTCCGGAACATCCGGATCAAGGAACTCGGCGGCGGCCCCGGCCCGGACCCGGGCCAGAACACCACGGTCCAGGCCGAGGCGTTCACCGCGCAGAGCGGGGTCCAGGTGGTCGGCAAGGCCGGCGCCAACGGCGGTTCGACGATCGGGTACCTGGACCCGGGCGACTGGGCGGCCTACAACGGGCAGAACCTGACCGGGGTCACCTCGCTGCGGGCCCGGGTCGTCTCCGGCGGTGCCGGCGGCACCCTCCAGGTCCGGACCGGTTCGCAGACCGGCCCGGTGCACGGCACCGCGACGATCTCCAACACCGGCGGCTGGGAGAGCTACGCCGAGGTGAGTACGGCGCTGACCGGGCTGCCGTCCGGCACCGGGAACCTCTACCTCACCGTCGCCGGTTCCGGCACCGGACTGTACGACGTCGACGAGTTCACCCTGGTGCGCTCGACGAGCGGCGGCGGCGGTTCCGGGACCGGGCCGGTGGTCGGGCTGGCCGGCAAGTGCCTGGAGATCGACGGTGGCGGCACCGCCGACGGTACGCAGGCACAGATCAACACCTGCGTCGCCAACTCGGCCCGGCAGACCTGGACCCGTACCGGCCAGACCCTGCGGGCGCTCGGCAAGTGCCTCGACATCTCCGGCTCGGGTACGGCGAACGGCACCAGGATCCAGCTCTGGACCTGCAACTCCACCGGGGCGCAGAACTGGGCCGCCCAGGCCGACGGCACGCTCCGCAACCCCGGCTCGGGCAAGTGCCTGGACGTGTCGAACAACAGCTCGGCGGACGGCCAGGACGTACACCTGTGGGACTGCGTCGCCGGCGCCGCCAACCAGAAGTGGACGTTGCCCTGA